The genomic region CATTGCTCAAGGCTGTGCAGTTCGGGCGTCTGAAGGCACAGGACCGGCGTTTTCATAAACGCTTCTGGGCGGCGTCGAGTCTCGATTCCGCCGCTGAATTGAGCGAAACCCAACCCGGCGCTGCGGCGCGGGTGGCGCAGGCCGGTTACGCGGCGATTCAGGTGGGCGAGGCGCCACAGGCCAATGATTTGAGCCAGGCGATCAACCATCAGGATCGACTGGAGCGCGCTTTGCGTCAGCAAATTGTCCGCGAACGCCGTTCGCTGGAAACAGGCTTGGCAGTGGTCGCCAGTATTGGCAGTACCTCGCCGTTCATTGGTTTGTTCGGCACGGTGTGGGGAATCATGGAAGCGTTGAAAGGCATCAGCGCGGCCGGTTCGGCGAGCCTGGAAACGGTGGCCGGGCCGATCGGTGCGGCACTGGTCGCCACGGGTGTGGGGATCGCCGTCGCGGTGCCGGCGGTGCTGGTTTACAACTATTTTTTGCGTCGGTTGAAACTGACGGCGGCGGATCTCGATGACTTCGCCCACGACTTCTACAGCCTGGCGCAGAAGAGTGCGTTCCGCGTGTTGATCCATCCCACCGCGCACAAGGTCGCTGCGCCGGGCAACGCAGCAAAAGTGAAGGAGGCGTCCTGATATGGCCTTCTCCACGCAAGACAGTGATGAGGTACTCAGCGAGATCAACGTGACGCCGCTGGTGGATGTGATGCTGGTGCTGCTGGTGGTGTTTATCGTCACCGCGCCGCTGCTGACCAACGCGATCCCGATCAACCTGCCGAAGACTGAGGCGGTGGCGCCGGTCGAGCAGAAGGATCCGCTGGTGGTGAGCATCGACGGCGCGGGCAAACTGTTTATCAACAAGGATGAGATTCAGCCGGACTTGCTGGAATTCAACCTCAAGTCGGCCAAGGCCAAGGACCCGGAAGTGCGCGTGCAGTTGCAGGCCGATGACGGGGTGAACTACGGCGAAGTGGCGCGGGCGATGGCTTCGATTGAACGGGCGGGGATTACCAAGTTGTCGGTGATTACTGCGCGGTGACAGATTCAACGTTTTTCCGGGGCCGTCTCCTTGGCAGGGTGCGGCCCTTTTTTTATTTTTGGCAGGGAGAAAAGCCCCTCACCCTAGCCCTCTCCCGGAGGGAGAGGGGACTGACCGCGTTGTTTGGCCGCTATACGCCGACCTGAAATACCCAGTCGAACTCCGGATTTGAAAGGCCAGGTGATCGGCTCCCTTCCCCCTCGCCCCCTTGGGGGAGAGGGCAGTGAGGGGGAAAAGATTTCAAGCCATGCACACGTCTCATATTCAATTCAGGTCTTAATAAATAGCTTCTTATTCCTTAACGAATATAAATCCCCTCCCTATACTCGTTCAGGAACAGACACGACGCAGGAGAGCTCCCCATGCGCAACGAATCAATCCGCTACCTGATTGTGCCGGGCTGGCAAGGATCGCCAGATGATCATTGGCAAAGCCACTGGCAGAACAGCCTGCCAAACAGTGCGCGGGTCGAGCAGGCCGATTGGCTGACGCCGCGTCGTGAAGACTGGGTCGCGGCACTGGCCGAGGCGATTGCTGCCGACAGCACGCCGGTCATCCTTATCGCCCACAGCCTCGGCTGCATCACCGTTGCCCACTGGGCGGCCACGGCGCCGTTGCAATACCTGCGTCAGGTCCGCGGCGCCTTGCTGGTTGCGCCGGCCGATGTCGAGCGCCCGGCCTGCGCGCCGGCGCTGCGTAACTTCGCACCGATTCCGACTGATCTGCTGCCGTTCCCAAGCCAGGTGGTCAGCTCCGACAACGACGCCGCCGTCAGCGCACCGCGCGCTCTGGAACTGGCGCGCAACTGGGGTGCCGAGGCGGGGATTCTCGCCGGTGCCGGACACATCAACGTCAAGTCCGGGCATCAGCGTTGGGAGCAGGGTTTTGCTTATCTATATCGCTTGCAAAACCGTATGGAACACCACGCTCGCCGCCGCGCCTGATTTTTATTTCTTTCAACGCCCCCGTCTCCCGGCGGTTTTGGGCGGGAGTCTGCCATGAGTTTCGAAACCTTCGGTCAGCCATTGCTGACCTTTCCTGACGCGGAAAAAAGCCCCCTGAGCATTCGCGCCAAGGCATTGGTGTTTGTCGACCCACGCTCGCGTCAGTTGCGTGAAGAGCTGGAGCA from Pseudomonas tensinigenes harbors:
- a CDS encoding ExbD/TolR family protein, with amino-acid sequence MAFSTQDSDEVLSEINVTPLVDVMLVLLVVFIVTAPLLTNAIPINLPKTEAVAPVEQKDPLVVSIDGAGKLFINKDEIQPDLLEFNLKSAKAKDPEVRVQLQADDGVNYGEVARAMASIERAGITKLSVITAR
- a CDS encoding MotA/TolQ/ExbB proton channel family protein, with protein sequence MTLLASPLESIESAVIWLLVVFSVATWGLALLKAVQFGRLKAQDRRFHKRFWAASSLDSAAELSETQPGAAARVAQAGYAAIQVGEAPQANDLSQAINHQDRLERALRQQIVRERRSLETGLAVVASIGSTSPFIGLFGTVWGIMEALKGISAAGSASLETVAGPIGAALVATGVGIAVAVPAVLVYNYFLRRLKLTAADLDDFAHDFYSLAQKSAFRVLIHPTAHKVAAPGNAAKVKEAS
- a CDS encoding alpha/beta hydrolase gives rise to the protein MRNESIRYLIVPGWQGSPDDHWQSHWQNSLPNSARVEQADWLTPRREDWVAALAEAIAADSTPVILIAHSLGCITVAHWAATAPLQYLRQVRGALLVAPADVERPACAPALRNFAPIPTDLLPFPSQVVSSDNDAAVSAPRALELARNWGAEAGILAGAGHINVKSGHQRWEQGFAYLYRLQNRMEHHARRRA